In Zygosaccharomyces rouxii strain CBS732 chromosome D complete sequence, one DNA window encodes the following:
- the CCW12 gene encoding Ccw12p (some similarities with uniprot|Q12127 Saccharomyces cerevisiae YLR110C CCW12 Cell wall protein mutants are defective in mating and agglutination expression is downregulated by alpha-factor), which produces MQFSKIATVAAAAAVASANNVTTETVKHQSTTLVTITSCENHVCSESVSQAQVSTATVTENDVVSEITTWCPLSTAPVTSTANATSEAPSAPVTAAPVTSVAASNGTAPAPVTSTKPGVSYTTVESVVGTETITYTVPCSETEASATSAPATSAPASSAPVSSEASKSAAPASPSPKGSAAPASSASSSTKSAEASSTKSVPASYTGAADRVLPAAGALFAGAAALLL; this is translated from the coding sequence ATGCAATTCTCCAAGATCGCTACCGTCGCTGCTGCCGCTGCCGTCGCTTCCGCTAACAACGTTACCACTGAAACTGTTAAGCACCAATCCACCACTCTAGTTACCATCACTTCTTGTGAAAACCACGTGTGCTCTGAATCCGTTTCTCAAGCTCAAGTTTCTACTGCTACCGTTACCGAAAACGATGTTGTTTCTGAAATCACCACCTGGTGTCCATTGAGCACTGCTCCAGTTACTTCTACCGCTAACGCTACTTCTGAAGCTCCATCTGCTCCAGTTACCGCTGCTCCAGTTACTTCTGTTGCTGCTTCCAACGGTACTGCTCCAGCTCCAGTCACCTCCACCAAGCCAGGTGTTTCTTACACCACTGTCGAGAGCGTTGTTGGTACTGAAACCATCACCTACACCGTCCCATGCTCTGAGACCGAAGCTTCTGCTACCTCTGCTCCAGCTACCTCTGCTCCAGCTTCTTCCGCTCCAGTTTCCTCTGAAGCTTCCAAGTCTGCTGCTCCAGCTTCCCCATCTCCAAAGGGTTCCGCTGCTCCAGCTTCTTCCGCTTCTAGCTCCACCAAGAGTGCTGAAGCTTCTTCCACCAAGAGTGTCCCAGCTTCTTACACCGGTGCTGCTGACAGAGTCTTGCCAGCTGCTGGTGCTCTATTCGCTGGTGCCGCTGCTCTATTGTTGTAA
- the AHP1 gene encoding thioredoxin peroxidase AHP1 (similar to uniprot|P38013 Saccharomyces cerevisiae YLR109W AHP1 Thiol-specific peroxiredoxin reduces hydroperoxides to protect against oxidative damage function in vivo requires covalent conjugation to Urm1p): MSLINQKVPTENFQFQYIPISPSDGDACKLPQAESWSKFLSEHKNVILTGAPAAFSPTCSINHIPEYIKGIKDLQAKGVDQVVVITVDNPFANAAWAKSLGVNDTTHIKFASDAGGHFVKRLGFDLPVGEGVSWSTRWAAVVKDGVITYADKETKPAEEVTVSGLSNIEKHL, encoded by the coding sequence ATGTCTTTGATCAACCAAAAGGTCCCAACTGAAAacttccaattccaatacaTTCCAATCAGCCCATCTGATGGTGATGCATGCAAGCTACCACAAGCTGAATCATGGTCTAAGTTTTTGTCTGAGCACAAGAACGTTATTTTGACTGGTGCTCCAGCTGCATTTTCCCCAACTTGCTCCATTAACCACATTCCAGAATACATCAAGGGTATTAAGGATTTGCAAGCAAAGGGTGTTGACCAAGTTGTCGTCATCACTGTGGACAACCCATTTGCCAATGCTGCATGGGCTAAGAGCTTGGGTGTCAACGACACTACTCACATCAAGTTCGCCTCTGATGCTGGTGGCCATTTCGTCAAGAGACTAGGTTTTGACTTGCCTGTCGGCGAAGGTGTTTCCTGGAGTACCCGTTGGGCAGCTGTTGTCAAGGACGGTGTTATCACCTACGCTGACAAGGAGACCAAGCCAGCTGAAGAAGTTACCGTGTCTGGTTTGAGCAACATTGAAAAGCACTTGTAA
- the REX3 gene encoding RNA exonuclease (similar to uniprot|Q7LI70 Saccharomyces cerevisiae YLR107W REX3 RNA exonuclease required for maturation of the RNA component of RNase MRP functions redundantly with Rnh70p and Rex2p in processing of U5 snRNA and RNase P RNA member of RNase D family of exonucleases): protein MVVRPVDLVNQPAPFQDRYKILQKLLEVLEKVKPNAKGKLNKLATGLELRVAKSSKSPQSYKFNMSILLRDLNKFHGDLSKIKIGHKPIAHSAPAVENKATRAQAMEKLKSILIDSDTLEKNGYITSIGSAATATATASASGDAQDSQHAICIRCNTKFDKSEVMKKSLCRYHPLKKEYDRESKIHQYPCCGETTDSSSFLRLGCQNRDHHVFREQTYEGMSSISEFKDTRHVEGPENVLALDCEMAYTSLGYEMIRLTIVDFFTSKTLFDEIVRPIGQVIDLNSQFSGVHEIKESESLSYEECMQKVLTESLINKNSILIGHGLENDVNVMRIFHRKIIDTAILYSNGRFKTSLKNLAFENVNRKIQSGEHDSSEDAIATMDVVKSKIGIPIAQKEWD from the coding sequence ATGGTTGTTCGTCCTGTTGATCTGGTCAATCAGCCAGCTCCCTTCCAGGATAGGTATAAGATTCTACAGAAACTTTTAGAGGTTTTAGAAAAGGTTAAACCTAATGCAAAGGGTAAGCTGAACAAACTGGCTACTGGGCTTGAATTGAGAGTAGCCAAGAGCAGTAAATCACCTCAGAGTTATAAATTTAACATGAGTATTCTTTTAAGGGATTTAAATAAGTTCCACGGAGATCTTTCCAAGATTAAAATTGGTCATAAACCTATAGCACATTCTGCACCTGCTGTTGAAAATAAAGCTACTAGAGCACAGGCAATGGAAAAACTGAAATCTATTCTTATAGATTCTGATACGTTGGAGAAAAATGGATACATCACTAGTATAGGTTCAGCAGCGACAGCTACAGCTAcagcatcagcatcagGAGATGCGCAAGATTCGCAACACGCCATATGCATTAGATGTAATACAAAATTTGACAAGTCAGAGGTTATGAAAAAGAGTCTGTGCAGATATcatcctttgaaaaaggaataCGATCGAGAATCCAAGATTCATCAATACCCTTGTTGTGGTGAAACTACAGATTCCTCGTCATTTCTGCGATTAGGTTGTCAAAATCGTGACCATCATGTATTCCGTGAACAAACTTACGAAGGTATGTCAAGCATCTCTGAATTCAAAGATACACGTCATGTGGAAGGACCCGAAAATGTGCTGGCATTGGACTGTGAAATGGCATACACTTCACTTGGATATGAAATGATCAGACTTACCATTGTGGATTTCTTCACATCCAAAACCctttttgatgaaattgttaGGCCTATTGGACAGGTAATTGATTTAAATTCACAGTTTAGTGGTGTTCATGAGATTAAAGAATCCGAGTCACTAAGTTATGAGGAATGCATGCAAAAAGTCTTAACCGAATCATTAATCAATAAGAATAGTATCCTAATTGGTCATggattggaaaatgatgTCAACGTAATGAGAATCTTTCATCGTAAAATTATTGATACTGCAATCCTTTACTCAAACGGAAGATTCAAGActtcattgaaaaatcttgcCTTTGAAAATGTCAATCGAAAGATTCAAAGTGGTGAACACGATAGTTCAGAAGATGCAATTGCCACGATGGATGTGGTAAAATCCAAGATCGGTATCCCTATAGCACAAAAGGAATGGGATTAG
- a CDS encoding uncharacterized protein (similar to uniprot|Q03900 Saccharomyces cerevisiae YDR132C Hypothetical ORF), with translation MNGLSNITADMRATGTGGGNTSNHANGGARPGIPGALNETISTPTPTSKAASADKADGPMRTLDNVFDPRIPQLLPHENMYKIQIGNKLFKISGASLSSDGPSYFTKCFSESTAETQDQVVFIDRSAEVFQLIYDHLQGYFINIENEVQYTMLYADAMYYNLPRLRTLLKETEYYFTNIGGKSFKVPRSLFRRKGDSPNYFLMTSAALYADVENVFIEKKLLRPPPQAPPYVGRSPEYFNDLMHLLGGSSLELDDCRRESLIKECRYYRFLNLEQRLIKHKIIYNPCAHHEDICIKLSDLNRRGVQLPLEEEKLMCPLNSETPPFEDDRYSSSNSETEQSQTPSSQRLPSHQQQQQQQQSREPPLKRPKTSHTAATSDVKICWNILKYSRPYVDDYPRELSFQIDRPECTLIFDKRFKTIHVCLYNETAHQFEDMFSSELSRMGINLASSKVKTGSNESAPYSKHSVLLALPACVSVCDLSINGVKCPSVRLLLADNQNDQQVPNLNSASPAPPCPGFKLHLAKSMWKLGVRHGELMMIATKAESFKGVKEFCKLINYL, from the coding sequence ATGAACGGATTAAGCAATATCACTGCAGATATGAGGGCTACTGGcactggtggtggtaatacTAGCAATCATGCTAATGGCGGCGCAAGACCAGGTATTCCGGGAGCTTTAAATGAGACAATCAGTACTCCAACGCCGACGTCAAAGGCAGCATCTGCAGATAAAGCAGACGGGCCTATGCGTACTTTGGATAACGTTTTTGATCCAAGAATTCCTCAGTTATTACCACACGAAAACATGTACAAGATTCAAATCGGTAACAAgcttttcaaaattagtGGTGCGTCTTTAAGTTCAGATGGTCCCAGTTATTTTACCAAATGTTTCTCTGAAAGTACGGCCGAGACGCAAGATCAAGTTGTTTTCATCGATAGATCAGCTgaagttttccaattgatctacGACCATTTGCAAGGctattttatcaatattgaaaatgaagtcCAATACACCATGCTTTATGCCGATGCTATGTACTATAATCTACCACGACTAAGGACGCTTTTGAAAGAAACGGAATATTATTTTACGAACATTGGGGGTAAGTCTTTTAAGGTTCCAAGATCGCTTTTCAGAAGAAAAGGTGATTCACCCAATTATTTTTTAATGACATCTGCTGCTCTTTATGCAGATGTGGAGAATGtctttattgaaaaaaaattgttaagaCCACCGCCACAGGCACCACCATACGTCGGGCGCAGTCCTGAATATTTTAACGATCTAATGCATTTACTAGGCGGTTCATCTTTGGAATTAGATGACTGCAGGCGAGAATCACTCATCAAAGAATGTCGCTATTACAGGTTTTTAAATCTGGAACAAAGGTTGATAAAACACAAGATTATCTATAACCCTTGTGCTCATCATGAGGATATTTGCATCAAATTAAGCGATTTAAACCGCAGAGGTGTTCAATTACCTCTGGAGGAGGAGAAGCTGATGTGCCCATTAAACAGTGAAACCCCACCTTTTGAAGACGATAGGTACAGTAGTAGCAATTCTGAAACCGAGCAATCACAGACACCATCCTCCCAGAGGCTACCATCtcatcaacagcagcagcagcaacaacagtCTAGGGAACCACCGTTGAAAAGACCAAAGACGAGTCATACTGCCGCTACGTCAGACGTGAAAATATGttggaatattttaaaGTACAGCAGACCTTATGTGGATGATTATCCACGCGAATTGTCATTTCAGATTGATCGACCCGAATGTACTTTAATTTTTGACAAACGGTTCAAGACCATTCATGTGTGTCTTTACAATGAAACCGCTCATCAGTTTGAGGACATGTTCTCATCAGAACTATCAAGGATGGGTATTAATTTAGCAAGCAGTAAGGTGAAAACAGGTTCCAATGAATCGGCACCATATTCAAAACATTCGGTGCTGTTGGCATTACCAGCATGTGTTTCTGTCTGTGATCTAAGCATTAATGGTGTTAAATGTCCAAGTGTCCGTTTACTACTCGCAGATAATCAAAATGATCAACAAGTCCCCAACCTAAATAGCGCTTCCCCAGCGCCACCTTGTCCAGGCTTTAAACTACATCTGGCTAAGTCCATGTGGAAATTGGGGGTTAGACATGGAGAACTAATGATGATCGCTACGAAAGCTGAATCCTTTAAGGGggtcaaagaattttgcaaGTTAATAAATTATCTCTAA
- the FIN1 gene encoding Fin1p (weakly similar to uniprot|Q03898 Saccharomyces cerevisiae YDR130C FIN1 Basic protein with putative coiled-coil regions that comprises a filament between spindle pole bodies self-assembles into filaments with a diameter of approximately 10 nm potential Cdc28p substrate) → MAPKDSNNCLRDVSNTRTSSHSPSTQGNVFKRLGTSPSMRYPNGLSKPPARVSPARKSPVKPLLQLTPKRIQSPECLREYNPKFMHSGGSPSIDDNLTSKVENRGSTTSILFPTSPTRTIFANERKIGGDGSLGRIRSRFTNGLLSPQKRLAPTPMKNRLEHAMESDNTSDNSNNELQAKNLFEKLKEAEKMEQETNQERSKTQPHKKSVKFELPRKDSKEALKKELQALKELLKEATRRQSELEVRLSKLEEGQD, encoded by the coding sequence ATGGCACCTAAAGATTCCAATAATTGCTTACGAGACGTGAGTAATACAAGAACTTCATCACATTCTCCGTCTACACAGGGAAACGtattcaaaagattggGGACATCACCGTCGATGAGGTATCCTAATGGCTTGTCAAAGCCCCCTGCAAGAGTTTCGCCCGCTAGGAAAAGTCCTGTAAAACCACTACTTCAATTGACCCCGAAAAGAATACAATCTCCAGAATGCCTTCGAGAATACAACCCCAAATTTATGCATAGCGGTGGAAGTCCCTCTATTGATGATAACCTTACTTCTAAAGTGGAAAATAGGGGTTCGACAACTAGTATATTGTTCCCAACTTCACCAACTAGAACAATTTTTGCCAACGAGAGGAAAATTGGAGGTGATGGATCGTTGGGAAGAATTAGATCAAGATTTACTAATGGACTTTTATCACCGCAGAAAAGGTTGGCACCAACTCCGATGAAAAATAGATTAGAACATGCAATGGAGAGTGATAATACTTCtgataatagtaataatgagTTGCAGGcaaaaaatctttttgaGAAGTTGAAAGAAGCAGAAAAAATGGAACAAGAAACTAATCAAGAGCGTTCCAAGACTCAACCTCACAAGAAAAGtgttaaatttgaattacCTCGAAAGGATTCCAAAGAGGCCCtgaaaaaggaattacaagcattaaaagaattgttaaaaGAGGCTACGAGGCGACAGTCTGAATTAGAAGTTCGTCTGTCGAAATTAGAGGAAGGCCAAGACTAA
- a CDS encoding uncharacterized protein (similar to uniprot|Q03899 Saccharomyces cerevisiae YDR131C Hypothetical ORF), whose protein sequence is MLDKVPLELFDRIASLLSQEDRVSLTYVSKKVYQRTLPSLYGSIYLNVKQYFPSDLDRTLGTRDWSVLYFTKSGDNNTVRSIANSKLGSLIRSLRSKPHHLPSLIRRVNCTWHLDKDLLNQLVNTLIEFATNLKIFEDFLDERVATKLSLKGKQMQSMVVTPPSVLPTAPATNDYFARMEVLTTRYNWDNIQHLTLHVNPCTFFPHLEKPLKIKSLTLNLRPDTLGGTFLHQPLYYIFDTGVLETLELLSWYGPDQVEFSLYELWSLEEFYEFHNIREFTLLSLPADRNFLSKCIASFPRLQRLKVDYMLDVPLSALLVDSLSRLPCSQTLQDIDFKFEELDPPLVSIHQDEVSNFNFNVICKCPDCRDTFQRVILGKYFACKDSLIIQDFSDVEARNFTLQLFKLYPILPYTHFVDRNPSIGFYCKSLEAHAEKVNGLLGIEPGHENQVTTLDVLRLYHMHVHSLKKSWDFFLQRFPQLKFVTLNDIPTKVQQVDRQQKCNMPVFYSDGYKSNQVYELVDDESLFD, encoded by the coding sequence ATGTTAGATAAGGTGCCTTTGGAATTATTTGATAGAATAGCATCTCTTTTATCACAAGAGGATCGAGTTTCATTGACATATGTATCTAAAAAAGTGTACCAGAGGACTCTACCTTCACTTTATGGTAGTATCTATCTCAATGTAAAACAGTATTTCCCCAGTGATTTAGATAGAACTTTGGGGACTAGAGATTGGTCAGTGCTatattttacaaaaagtgGTGATAATAATACCGTTAGATCTATTGCCAATTCCAAGTTGGGGTCATTGATAAGATCATTAAGGTCTAAACCACATCATTTGCCATCATTAATTAGAAGAGTCAATTGTACTTGGCATTTGGATAAAGATTTATTAAACCAACTCGTGAATACTCTGATTGAATTTGCTACGAAtctcaaaatatttgaagatttccTGGATGAACGTGTAGCCACTAAGTTATCGCTGAAAGGTAAGCAGATGCAATCGATGGTAGTAACACCTCCGTCTGTACTACCTACAGCGCCTGCTACCAACGATTATTTTGCAAGGATGGAGGTGTTAACGACCCGTTACAATTGGGATAATATTCAACATCTAACGCTACATGTTAATCCATGTACTTTTTTCCCCCATTTGGAAAAGCCGCTTAAGATTAAGTCACTTACATTAAATTTAAGACCTGATACCCTGGGTGGCACTTTTTTACATCAACCTCTTTATTACATTTTTGACACTGGTGTCTTAGAAACTTTAGAATTGTTATCATGGTATGGTCCCGACCAAGTGGAATTTAGTCTTTATGAATTGTGGAGTCTGGAAGAGTTTTACGAATTTCACAATATTAGAGAATTTACCTTATTGTCCTTACCCGCGGATagaaattttttatcaaagTGTATTGCCAGCTTCCCTCGTCTACAAAGATTAAAAGTGGACTACATGCTTGACGTGCCGTTATCCGCACTCCTTGTGGATTCCTTATCTCGATTGCCTTGTTCTCAAACTTTACAGGAcattgatttcaaattcgaAGAATTAGATCCCCCATTAGTGTCCATTCACCAAGACGAAGtttctaatttcaattttaacgTCATTTGTAAATGCCCGGATTGCAGAGACACTTTCCAGAGAGTGATATTGGGCAAATATTTCGCCTGCAAGGATTCTTTGATCATCCAAGATTTCTCAGATGTGGAAGCTAGAAATTTCACACTACAACTATTCAAACTGTACCCTATTCTTCCCTATACCCATTTCGTAGATCGAAATCCATCTATTGGATTCTACTGCAAATCGTTAGAAGCCCATGCGGAAAAGGTCAATGGTCTTCTAGGTATAGAACCAGGACACGAGAACCAGGTCACAACATTAGATGTATTAAGACTCTACCACATGCATGTCCACTCTTTGAAGAAGTCGTGGGATTTCTTCCTACAGAGATTCCCTCAACTAAAATTTGTGACGTTGAACGATATACCTACTAAAGTTCAACAGGTAGACAGACAACAGAAATGTAACATGCCCGTTTTTTACAGTGACGGCTATAAGAGTAATCAGGTCTATGAACTGGTGGATGACGAATCTCTATTCGATTGA
- the HOG1 gene encoding mitogen-activated protein kinase HOG1 (uniprot|O93982 Zygosaccharomyces rouxii HOG1 Mitogen- activated protein kinase HOG1), producing the protein MATHEEFIRTQVFGTVFEITNRYTDLNPVGMGAFGLVCSATDTLAGQPVAIKKIMKPFSTAVLAKRTYRELKLLKHLRHENLICLQDIFLSPLEDIYFVTELQGTDLHRLLQTRPLEKQFVQYFLYQILRGLKYVHSAGVIHRDLKPSNILINENCDLKICDFGLARIQDPQMTGYVSTRYYRAPEIMLTWQKYDVEVDIWSAGCIFSEMIEGKPLFPGKDHVHQFSIITDLLGSPPRDVINTICSENTLKFVTSLPHRDPVPFQERFKTVEPDAVDLLERMLVFDPKKRITAADALVHPYLAPYHDPTDEPTAEAQFDWDFNDADLPVDTWRVMMYSEILDFHKIGGGDGQIDTNAAFDDQVAAATAAAAHAAAMAQHHHQTQQQSSGKHTNPTTSSSAATHNSNGPHSNHDAIANYGNQAVHYANEFQQ; encoded by the coding sequence ATGGCTACAcatgaagaatttattaGGACCCAAGTGTTTGGGACGGTTTTCGAAATTACCAACAGGTACACGGATCTAAATCCTGTTGGTATGGGGGCATTTGGTCTGGTATGCTCAGCAACAGATACCTTGGCGGGGCAACCAGTAGCTatcaaaaaaataatgaaaccATTCTCTACCGCAGTATTGGCTAAACGTACTTACAGAGAGCTGAAATTATTAAAACATTTAAGAcatgaaaatttgatttGCTTACAAGATATCTTCTTATCTCCACTCGAAGATATCTATTTCGTTACAGAATTACAAGGTACAGATTTGCATCGTCTTCTACAAACGAGACCATTGGAAaaacaatttgttcaatatTTTCTGTACCAAATTCTTAGAGGATTAAAGTATGTGCATTCGGCAGGTGTAATTCATAGGGATCTCAAACCTAGTAACATACTTATAAACGAGAACTGCGATCTAAAGATATGTGATTTCGGATTAGCTAGAATTCAGGATCCTCAAATGACAGGGTACGTTTCGACTAGGTACTATAGAGCACCTGAGATTATGTTAACGTGGCAAAAGTATGATGTTGAAGTTGATATTTGGTCCGCGGGTTGTATTTTTTCGGAAATGATAGAGGGTAAACCATTATTCCCTGGTAAAGATCACGTCCATCAATTTTCGATTATTACAGATTTATTGGGCTCACCTCCAAGGGATGTTATAAATACCATATGTTCGGAGaatactttgaaatttgttaCGTCTTTGCCACACAGAGATCCAGTTCCATTCCAAGAAAGGTTCAAGACTGTGGAACCCGATGCAGTAGATCTATTAGAACGTATGTTAGTATTCGATCCTAAGAAGAGGATTACAGCAGCTGATGCATTAGTACATCCATATTTAGCACCTTATCACGATCCAACTGATGAACCAACTGCCGAAGCCCAGTTCGATTGGGATTTCAATGATGCAGATCTGCCTGTTGATACTTGGCGTGTAATGATGTATTCAGAAATTCTAGATTTCCATaaaattggtggtggtgatggtcaAATTGATACGAATGCGGCATTCGATGATCAAGTTGCAGCTGCTACTGCTGCAGCTGCTCATGCTGCAGCTATGGCTCAACACCATCATCAAACTCAACAACAATCATCCGGCAAACATACAAATCCAACTACTTCATCATCGGCCGCTACGCATAACAGTAACGGTCCCCATAGCAATCACGATGCCATCGCTAATTATGGTAATCAAGCGGTTCACTACGCTAATGAATTCCAACAGTAG